One genomic window of Bacteroidales bacterium includes the following:
- a CDS encoding glycoside hydrolase family 130 protein translates to MNIAVVRKDLKFVPDTSRVIARFMYTNDERSKRMIRDVSAMSEDEVKSSLNQVLRGYSKRHRNISKIFETHFNKLNNLFEQLEDTDIEDFDLNRKVLLGSYFTMEYSIESAALFNPAMMDHPDQTELGPEEKRVVISFRGTGEGHISSIVFRCGVLDKENNLVLEPVGNMLAEAERIKRFVYNKNKFIKKLDDLQFFANKVSPSFVLERLGDTFTYGELKRSIDEIRKSFKLSMKKEMVLNQMKWLASSHYEIDFSMDSAISERVIFPIAESEKKGIEDARFVKFTEDNGEIIYYATYTAYDGRAIMPKLIETKDFYRFKVLPLHGEIAQNKGMALFPRKIKGKYAMLCRIDGVNNYISFSDDITIWREAKLLQKPKFAWETIQLGNCGSPMETKDGWLTIMHSVGPVREYVLSASLFDLKNPEKEIGRLRTPLIIPNDEEREGYVPNVVYSCGSIIHNGDVVIPYAMSDWASTYATVNLEELLTALKN, encoded by the coding sequence ATGAATATAGCCGTAGTAAGAAAAGATCTGAAATTTGTACCCGATACATCAAGAGTTATTGCTCGTTTTATGTACACTAATGATGAACGCAGCAAACGTATGATTCGTGATGTTTCAGCCATGTCGGAAGATGAAGTAAAATCTTCATTAAATCAAGTATTGAGAGGATATTCTAAAAGACACAGAAATATTTCAAAGATATTTGAAACTCATTTCAATAAACTGAATAATTTATTTGAACAATTGGAGGACACAGACATTGAAGATTTTGACTTAAACAGAAAAGTATTGTTAGGATCATATTTTACTATGGAGTACTCTATTGAATCAGCTGCTTTATTTAATCCGGCAATGATGGATCATCCGGATCAAACAGAACTGGGTCCCGAAGAAAAACGTGTAGTAATCAGTTTCAGAGGTACAGGAGAAGGTCATATATCTTCTATTGTTTTTCGTTGCGGTGTCTTAGATAAAGAAAATAACTTGGTATTAGAACCGGTAGGGAATATGTTGGCTGAAGCTGAGCGAATTAAAAGGTTTGTTTATAATAAGAATAAATTTATAAAAAAATTAGATGACCTTCAGTTTTTTGCCAATAAAGTTTCCCCGAGTTTTGTATTAGAGCGATTGGGTGATACTTTTACATACGGAGAATTAAAAAGAAGCATAGATGAAATAAGAAAGTCTTTTAAACTTTCAATGAAAAAAGAAATGGTTTTAAATCAAATGAAATGGTTGGCATCTTCACATTATGAAATTGATTTTTCTATGGATTCTGCTATTTCTGAAAGAGTTATATTTCCAATCGCAGAAAGTGAGAAGAAAGGTATTGAAGATGCACGTTTTGTAAAATTTACTGAAGATAACGGTGAAATTATTTATTATGCCACATATACAGCTTATGACGGAAGAGCAATTATGCCGAAATTAATTGAGACTAAAGATTTTTACAGGTTTAAAGTATTACCGCTTCACGGTGAGATTGCTCAAAATAAAGGAATGGCTTTATTTCCGAGAAAGATTAAAGGTAAATATGCAATGTTATGCAGAATAGACGGTGTAAATAATTATATATCATTTTCAGATGATATAACAATTTGGAGAGAAGCAAAGCTTTTGCAAAAACCCAAATTTGCTTGGGAAACAATACAACTGGGAAACTGCGGTTCTCCTATGGAAACAAAAGACGGATGGTTAACAATAATGCATTCTGTCGGTCCGGTTAGAGAATATGTTTTAAGCGCATCATTATTTGATCTTAAAAATCCTGAAAAAGAGATCGGAAGATTAAGAACTCCTCTAATTATTCCTAATGATGAGGAACGAGAAGGCTATGTCCCGAATGTTGTTTATTCATGCGGTTCAATTATTCATAACGGAGATGTTGTTATTCCGTATGCTATGTCGGATTGGGCTTCAACATATGCAACGGTGAATTTGGAAGAGTTGTTGACTGCCTTGAAAAACTAG
- a CDS encoding glycosyltransferase family 4 protein — protein MKVAILSPIAWSTPPKKYGPWEQVASNIAEGLIEKGIDVTLFATGDSSTKGKLEYICEKPYAEDTELDPKVWECLHISNLTEQAHKFDIIHNNYDFLPLTYSNLIKTPIVTTIHGFSSPKILPVYKKYNNSNHYVSISNSDRSPELDYIATVYNGIDIKYFTFIPHPKDYLLFFGRIHPEKGTYESIQIAKASGRKLIISGLIQDQAYFDVKVKPYINDKDIIYVGNSGPLQRDKLLGEAFALLHPISFEEPFGLSVAEAMLCGTPVIAFNRGSMPELIKTDETGFLVNTIEEASQAISKISSINRKDCRTWALSNFSKEKMIEGYLKVYSLILS, from the coding sequence ATGAAAGTTGCAATTCTCTCACCCATAGCATGGAGTACGCCCCCGAAAAAATACGGGCCCTGGGAGCAAGTTGCTTCAAATATTGCAGAAGGATTGATTGAAAAAGGAATTGATGTTACGCTGTTTGCAACCGGAGATTCATCAACAAAAGGAAAACTCGAATACATCTGCGAAAAACCTTATGCAGAAGACACAGAATTAGACCCGAAAGTATGGGAATGTTTACACATCAGCAATTTAACGGAACAAGCACACAAATTTGATATAATCCATAATAATTACGATTTTCTTCCGCTTACATATTCAAATTTAATTAAAACTCCTATAGTTACAACTATTCACGGTTTTTCATCACCGAAAATATTACCGGTCTATAAAAAATATAACAATTCAAATCATTATGTTTCAATAAGTAATTCAGACAGAAGCCCCGAACTGGATTATATTGCAACTGTTTATAATGGTATTGATATCAAATATTTTACTTTTATTCCCCATCCTAAAGATTATCTTTTATTTTTCGGAAGAATACATCCCGAAAAAGGAACTTATGAATCTATACAAATTGCAAAAGCATCCGGAAGAAAACTCATAATCTCGGGCTTAATTCAAGACCAAGCGTATTTTGATGTTAAAGTTAAACCATACATTAATGATAAAGACATTATTTATGTCGGCAACTCCGGACCTTTGCAAAGAGACAAGCTGTTAGGAGAAGCATTTGCTTTATTGCATCCGATTAGTTTTGAAGAGCCTTTCGGATTAAGTGTTGCAGAAGCTATGCTTTGCGGAACACCTGTAATTGCCTTTAACAGAGGCTCTATGCCTGAATTGATAAAAACTGATGAAACCGGTTTTTTGGTAAATACAATTGAAGAAGCAAGCCAAGCAATTAGTAAGATTTCTTCAATCAATCGAAAAGATTGCAGAACTTGGGCATTGTCAAATTTCTCAAAAGAAAAAATGATTGAGGGTTATTTAAAGGTTTATTCATTGATATTATCTTAA
- a CDS encoding glycoside hydrolase family 130 protein encodes MIIKRYKNNPILTKDDVPYPVATVHNAGVVKHNGKYMMLFRSHKLNGRSILGLAESDDGYNFKVKDKPFMIPATDGEFAEYEEYGIEDPRIIFTDGEYLITYSAYSRHGVRIGLAKTKDFKSVERFSLITEADYRNVVIFPEKFNGLYARLDRPHSEISPWSVWISYSPDLIYWGESKLIMKPMQYHWDEMKIGPGAPPIKTDRGWLNIYHGVFPTMDGSVYRLGVALHDLKDPSKIIAVGDEWILQPEEVYEITGYVHNVVFSCAAVPEEDGSVKIYWGGADKVMCVGTANLEELVDHCLNNSREPL; translated from the coding sequence ATGATAATAAAACGATATAAAAATAATCCGATTTTAACGAAAGATGATGTTCCGTATCCGGTTGCAACCGTCCATAACGCAGGAGTAGTAAAGCATAACGGCAAGTATATGATGCTTTTCAGGTCTCACAAACTTAACGGAAGAAGTATTTTGGGCTTAGCTGAAAGTGATGACGGCTATAATTTCAAGGTGAAAGACAAACCCTTTATGATTCCGGCAACGGACGGTGAGTTTGCCGAATATGAAGAATACGGAATTGAAGATCCCAGAATCATTTTCACGGACGGAGAGTATCTCATCACATACAGTGCCTATTCAAGACATGGTGTGCGAATCGGACTTGCAAAAACAAAAGATTTTAAGTCAGTAGAAAGATTTTCCTTGATAACAGAAGCCGATTATCGCAATGTTGTGATCTTTCCCGAGAAATTTAACGGGCTTTATGCTCGATTAGATCGACCACATTCAGAAATTTCACCTTGGTCTGTTTGGATATCATATTCACCGGATTTAATATACTGGGGAGAATCAAAATTAATAATGAAACCTATGCAGTATCACTGGGACGAGATGAAGATCGGACCCGGGGCTCCTCCAATTAAAACTGACAGGGGTTGGTTAAACATTTACCATGGAGTATTCCCGACAATGGACGGAAGTGTTTACAGATTGGGTGTGGCTTTACATGATCTCAAAGATCCTTCAAAGATAATTGCTGTCGGAGATGAATGGATACTTCAACCGGAAGAAGTTTATGAAATAACCGGCTATGTTCATAATGTTGTTTTCTCCTGTGCAGCTGTTCCTGAAGAAGACGGCAGTGTAAAAATCTATTGGGGCGGTGCAGATAAGGTTATGTGCGTAGGAACTGCAAATCTTGAAGAATTAGTTGATCATTGTTTGAATAACAGCAGAGAGCCTTTATAG
- a CDS encoding DUF1987 domain-containing protein: MKKLFLKPENIIPGILLDFESGKLKIYGKSCPVDANKYYSPALEWIDSYLKNPKETTVLEFNLSYFNTPSAMIILQIMNKMESLSESGKDVIIRWFYKEDDEILKEAGKDFETIVDVEFEFIALKSIEDENDERLFDMSD; the protein is encoded by the coding sequence ATGAAAAAACTATTCCTCAAACCTGAAAATATTATTCCCGGAATATTATTAGACTTTGAGTCCGGTAAGTTAAAAATTTACGGAAAATCATGTCCGGTTGATGCTAATAAGTATTATTCCCCTGCACTTGAATGGATTGACAGCTATTTGAAAAATCCAAAGGAAACAACAGTACTGGAATTTAATTTAAGTTATTTCAACACACCTTCTGCAATGATTATTTTGCAAATTATGAATAAAATGGAAAGCCTTTCAGAATCAGGCAAGGATGTTATCATTCGTTGGTTTTATAAAGAGGATGATGAAATTTTAAAGGAAGCGGGAAAGGATTTTGAAACAATTGTTGATGTAGAGTTCGAGTTTATTGCCTTAAAATCAATTGAAGATGAAAATGATGAAAGATTATTCGATATGTCAGATTAG